The following coding sequences are from one Sesamum indicum cultivar Zhongzhi No. 13 linkage group LG11, S_indicum_v1.0, whole genome shotgun sequence window:
- the LOC105173645 gene encoding mitogen-activated protein kinase kinase 2-like, which translates to MKKGSLAPNLKLSLPPPDEVSLSKFLTESGTFKDGDLLVNRDGVRIVSQSEVETPSLVQPSDNQLSLADFDAVRVIGKGNGGIVRLVQHKWTGQFFALKVIQMNIEESVRRHIAQELKINQSSKCPNIVICYQCFYDNGTISIILEYMDGGSLTDLLKKVNMIPEPYLAVICKQVLKGLWYLHHEKHVIHRDLKPSNLLINHRGEVKITDFGVSAILASTSDAALSFVGTYKYMAPERISADRYGYRSDIWSLGIVLLECATGEFPYLSPQPDGWINVYELMETIVNEPAPRAPSDLYSPEFCSFISACVQKDPNDRLSTNELMAHPFITKYDNLDIELAMYFTSAGPSLATL; encoded by the exons ATGAAGAAAGGGTCTCTGGCACCCAACCTCAAGCTCTCTCTCCCTCCTCCTGATGaagtttctctctctaaattcCT GACGGAATCGGGGACATTTAAGGATGGTGATCTGTTGGTTAACAGAGATGGCGTTCGTATTGTCTCTCAGAGTGAAGTCGAAACT CCATCCTTAGTTCAGCCATCAGATAACCAGTTGAGCTTAGCAGATTTTGATGCAGTTCGAGTTATTGGTAAAGGAAATGGTGGTATTGTGCGCTTGGTGCAACATAAATGGACTGGACAATTTTTTGCTCTGAAG GTTATTCAGATGAACATCGAAGAGTCTGTTCGCAGGCATATTGCTCAAGAACTAAAAATTAACCAATCATCCAAGTGCCCCAACATTGTAATTTGCTATCAGTGTTTCTATGATAATGGCACAATCTCCATAATCTTGGAGTACATGGATGGAGGATCTCTTACAGATCTTCTGAAGAAAGTTAACATGATTCCAGAGCCATATCTTGCAGTAATCTGTAAACAG GTACTCAAAGGCTTGTGGTATCTTCATCACGAAAAACATGTTATCCACCGGGACCTCAAACCTTCAAATTTGCTGATAAATCACAGAGGTGAAGTCAAGATCACAGACTTTGGTGTTAGTGCAATACTGGCTAGCACATCTGATGCGGCTCTTAGCTTTGTTGGCACGTATAAATACATGGCT CCAGAGAGGATTAGCGCAGACAGATATGGTTACAGAAGCGACATATGGAGCCTTGGTATTGTTCTGCTTGAATGTGCAACAGGAGAATTTCCATACTTGTCACCACAGCCAGATGGATGGATCAATGTCTATGAGCTGATGGAAACTATTGTTAATGAACCAGCACCCCGTGCACCTTCAGATTTATACTCTCCTGAATTCTGTTCATTTATTTCTGCATG CGTGCAGAAAGATCCCAACGATAGACTGTCTACAAATGAACTTATG GCACATCCTTTCATCACTAAATACGACAATCTTGACATTGAGCTTGCCATGTACTTCACCAGTGCAGGACCTTCACTTGCCACACTTTAA
- the LOC105173646 gene encoding protein RETICULATA-RELATED 3, chloroplastic-like, translating into MASMAQLRYSPLAGHYCRTAGAPPITSFGPVFADSTFPNIVSLPSLKCSGNIRLNPDFKTKLHLPCAGGGGDIGIGRGGGGGGSGGGGGGGDSDESKSSWDGFGPIGAFVNGWRSRVAADPQFPFKVLMEELVGVSACVLGDMASRPNFGLNELDFVFSTLVVGSIMNFVLMYLLAPTMSSVSQTLPGIFANSPTSHMFEPGAYGLLNRLGTFVYKGTVFAAVGFAAGLVGTALSNGLIKMRKKMDPNFETPNKPPPTVLNAITWAIHMGVSSNFRYQTLNGIEFLLAKGLPPVLFKTSVVVLRCLNNILGGMSFVVLARLTGSQSVEGGKATSSIAEGLAEEKQKLVNEVPDLQANEATSK; encoded by the coding sequence ATGGCGTCTATGGCTCAGCTGCGCTACTCTCCTCTTGCTGGTCACTATTGCCGCACCGCTGGTGCTCCTCCCATTACGAGTTTTGGCCCTGTATTCGCCGACAGTACTTTTCCGAACATCGTATCGCTCCCATCATTGAAATGCAGTGGAAATATACGGTTGAACCCTGATTTCAAAACTAAATTACACCTACCTTGTGCTGGTGGAGGCGGTGATATTGGCATTGGGcggggtggtggtggtggtggtagtggtggtggtggtggaggaggagatTCGGATGAATCCAAGTCTTCGTGGGATGGGTTTGGACCGATTGGGGCTTTTGTTAATGGATGGAGATCGAGGGTTGCTGCCGACCCGCAGTTCCCTTTCAAAGTTCTCATGGAAGAGTTGGTTGGTGTTAGTGCTTGTGTTCTTGGAGACATGGCTTCACGCCCCAACTTTGGCCTCAACGAGCTTGATTTTGTGTTCTCGACGCTTGTCGTTGGTTCCATTATGAATTTTGTACTGATGTATCTATTAGCCCCGACTATGTCTTCTGTAAGCCAAACTCTGCCTGGCATTTTCGCAAACTCTCCCACAAGCCATATGTTTGAACCCGGGGCTTATGGTTTACTGAATCGGCTTGGCACTTTTGTGTATAAAGGCACTGTATTTGCCGCTGTTGGATTTGCAGCCGGGCTCGTGGGGACTGCTCTTTCAAACGGGTTGATTAAGATGAGGAAAAAGATGGATCCAAATTTCGAGACGCCGAACAAGCCTCCACCCACGGTTTTGAATGCGATTACTTGGGCAATTCACATGGGCGTCAGCAGCAACTTCAGATACCAAACTTTGAATGGAATCGAGTTCTTGTTGGCCAAGGGGTTGCCCCCAGTCCTATTCAAGACCTCAGTTGTGGTTTTGAGATGCTTGAACAACATACTCGGAGGTATGTCGTTTGTCGTCTTGGCCAGGTTGACAGGGTCCCAAAGCGTCGAGGGAGGGAAGGCAACAAGTAGCATTGCGGAGGGATTGGCTGAAGAGAAGCAAAAGCTAGTGAACGAGGTCCCGGACTTGCAAGCAAACGAGGCTACATCCAAGTGA
- the LOC105173644 gene encoding uncharacterized protein LOC105173644 isoform X1: MSASSKFDLSSGSPDRPLYTSGPRGSYSASSLDRSGSFRENIENPLLSSLPNMTRNGSSVTHGDVLNFFQCVRIDPKSMVVEHKLNRPAEFKRLASAAVGIPLEDSMPPSSKSKQLSSPSLEDLRRLKSGVRESGTKARERVKIFNDCLSVINKCFPTIPSRKRSRLDALSNDRSNTMLSIDRSASGMGIGKMGPQNHASTSGFEPEQQKSEERTKSTIPSKRTRTSMVDARTDIRANNPARPSGSVDKDRDVVRLSNNGAVQGEDRTLSVAVDGWENSKMKKKRTGIKLDVAASLMATKPVDGYRESKQGMHPRLPNEARSRLTDLHGFRSGNANGGLGVGKGEANPQTSSGMRSSVSRTDSDNSSLLHERRERPSGQEKERLNLKATNNGNSREDFSSGSPTSGTKFNANVRGPRSGSVGGVSKLSQVVQRSASSNDWELPNCTNKVPGGLGANSRKRTPSTRSSSPVTNWVQRPQKFSRTARRTNLLPIGPGKDENPVADVTSDMMVNERRFPAHSPQQVKIKGDNFSPAALSETEESGAAEIKLRDKNKKCDEIDEKSAQVQKMSTLLLPPRKNKTVNGDDQGDGVRRQGRTSRGFTSSRSVLPISVEKLGTTKQIRSSRLSLDKTERGGRPPTRKLSDRKAYTRQKHIAINTAADFLVGSDDGHEELLAAASAVTNTAQALSSPLWKKMELLFRFIADVDISYLKDQVNPGVAAETLAPVPLDAGSCTLIHNGCVSNEPGSEENEARSLEHSPDRLAKTPNEISLYQRLIAALIPEEGTQVLFGSGKEDLKYDVHGSRFEMEKDIESDIFCSQISPTCNPSGYPSSNGYGVNSNGRSYYEMEHHIVSIPDPGYDDLQNGLLADRLIPGTVFSEYEYQNLSISERLILEVHSIGIYPDLVSDLAQNGDEEISGKINRLDEKYHEEVSRKKSLLSKLLTSASEAKELQIKEFEVRALDKLVGMAYEKYMSCWGPFAHGMKSASGKMAKQAALAFVKRVLERYQEFEVTGRSCFGDPLYRDMFLSGVSRLFDGQPLNSSSDNESGKLQHGTPGCSVEVRTSAPAGIQQSPTSTNQDTYSSEALLSANLDSGQNSGREDSWSMRVKRRELLLDDVGGTISRAPGVPSGIGGSLSCSAKGKRSERDRDGKGNSREVLSRSGTTKISRPGPTSVKGERKSKAKPKQKITHLSTSDNGPVGKIPEQPKGMFSSTVKSSEISGSDSGKDKNEYDIDMLEEPIDLSGLQLPEMDDLGVADDLAGQGEDLGSWLNIEDDGLQDHDYMGLEIPMDDLADLNMMV; this comes from the exons ATGTCAGCATCTAGCAAATTTGATCTTTCTTCTGGTAGCCCAGATAGGCCATTATATACATCTGGGCCTCGTGGATCCTACAGTGCCTCTTCACTGGACAGATCAGGTAGCTTCAGAGAAAATATAGAGAACCCGCTTTTATCAAGTCTGCCAAACATGACAAGGAACGGTTCATCTGTAACTCATGGAGATGTGCTGAACTTCTTCCAATGTGTGCGTATTGATCCAAAGTCTATGGTTGTAGAACATAAGTTGAACCGGCCAGCAGAATTCAAGCGGCTTGCAAGTGCTGCTGTTGGCATTCCACTGGAAGATTCTATGCCTCCATCATCAAAAAGCAAACAGCTGTCTTCTCCATCACTGGAGGATCTCCGACGACTCAAATCTGGTGTGCGGGAAAGTGGTACTAAAGCTAG GGAACGTGTGAAGATATTCAATGACTGTTTATCAGTAATTAACAAGTGTTTCCCGACTATCCCGTCGAGGAAGAGGTCGCGACTTGATGCCTTGTCTAATGACCGATCTAACACAATGTTGTCAATTGATCGTTCCGCTTCTGGAATGGGCATTGGAAAAATGGGACCACAGAATCATGCCAGTACGAGTGGTTTTGAACCGGAGCAACAAAAATCTGAAGAAAGGACCAAGAGTACCATTCCAAGCAAGCGTACTCGAACTTCTATGGTTGATGCTAGG ACGGATATACGTGCAAATAACCCTGCAAGACCATCTGGCAGTGTGGATAAGGACAGGGATGTAGTAAGACTCTCTAATAATGGTGCAGTCCAGGGTGAGGATCGAACACTATCAGTTGCAGTTGATGGTTGGGAGAAttcaaaaatgaagaaaaaacgTACAGGTATAAAGCTAGATGTTGCTGCTAGTTTAATGGCAACAAAACCAGTTGATGGTTATAGGGAATCTAAACAAGGAATGCATCCGCGCCTTCCGAATGAAGCCCGTTCAAGGTTGACTGATCTACATGGCTTCAG ATCTGGCAATGCTAATGGAGGTCTGGGAGTAGGAAAAGGTGAAGCCAACCCGCAGACCAGCTCAGGCATGCGCTCATCTGTATCTAGGACCGATTCTGATAACAGTTCCCTTCTCCATGAGAGGAGAGAGCGTCCAAGTGGtcaagagaaagaaaggttGAATCTGAAAGCAACAAACAA TGGAAATTCACGGGAAGATTTCAGTTCAGGCAGCCCAACTTCAGGCACAAAGTTCAATGCAAATGTTCGTGGCCCACGGTCAGGTTCAGTTGGTGGTGTGTCCAAGTTGTCTCAAGTGGTGCAACGGTCTGCATCCTCTAATGACTGGGAACTGCCAAATTGTACAAACAAAGTTCCTGGTGGCCTTGGTGCTAACAGTCGTAAACGGACACCTTCTACTCGCTCTTCATCTCCTGTTACCAATTGGGTTCAGAGACCACAAAAGTTCTCCCGAACTGCAAGAAGAACTAATTTATTACCCATTGGTCCTGGCAAGGACGAGAACCCAGTTGCGGATGTTACATCTGATATGATGGTAAATGAAAGACGCTTTCCTGCCCATTCCCCTCAACAAGTCAAAATAAAAGGTGACAATTTCTCCCCAGCTGCATTATCTGAAACTGAGGAATCAGGTGCTGCTGAAATCAAGTTGAGAGACAAGAATAAGAAGTGTGATGAGATAGATGAAAAAAGTGCTCAGGTCCAGAAAATGTCAACCCTCCTGCTAccaccaagaaaaaataagacaGTGAATGGGGATGATCAGGGAGATGGTGTTAGGAGACAAGGCAGAACCAGTCGAGGATTTACTTCCTCTAGGTCCGTCTTGCCTATCTCAGTGGAAAAGCTGGGAACAACTAAACAAATTAGAAGTTCCAGGCTCAGTCTTGACAAGACAGAAAG AGGAGGTCGGCCACCTACGAGAAAGCTCTCTGATAGGAAGGCTTATACACGACAAAAGCATATTGCGATCAATACAGCAGCAGATTTTCTTG TTGGCTCTGATGATGGTCATGAAGAGCTCTTGGCTGCCGCAAGTGCTGTTACGAACACCG CTCAAGCCCTCTCTAGCCCACTCTGGAAGAAGATGGAGCTTCTATTTCGTTTTATAGCTGATGTGGACATATCCTATTTGAAAGACCAG GTTAATCCTGGTGTAGCTGCGGAGACACTGGCTCCAGTGCCTCTTGATGCAGGTAGTTGCACTTTGATACACAATGGCTGTGTGTCAAATGAACCGGGAAGTGAGGAAAATGAAGCGAGAAGTTTGGAACATAGCCCAGATCGTTTAGCAAAGACACCAAATGAGATTTCCTTGTATCAGAGACTCATTGCAGCTTTAATTCCTGAAGAAGGAACTCAGGTTCTTTTCGGTAGTGGAAAAGAGGACCTCAAATACGATGTGCATGGATCTCGATTTGAGATGGAAAAAGATATAGAATCAGATATTTTCTGCTCTCAGATATCACCGACTTGCAACCCTTCTGGATACCCTTCTTCTAATGGTTATGGTGTAAATTCTAATGGACGATCATATTATGAGATGGAGCACCATATCGTGTCCATTCCAGACCCGGGCTACGATGATTTACAAAATGGTTTACTTGCAGATAGACTCATACCTGGCACAGTATTTTCTGAGTATGAGTACCAAAATTTGTCAATAAGTGAAAGACTTATCTTGGAGGTTCACAGTATAGGGATCTACCCAGATTTAGTG TCTGATTTGGCACAGAATGGAGATGAAGAAATaagtggaaaaataaataggttGGACGAGAAGTACCATGAAGAG GTTTCAAGGAAGAAAAGCTTGCTCAGCAAACTTCTAACTTCTGCTTCTGAGGCTAAAGAGCTCCAGATAAA GGAGTTTGAAGTGCGCGCTCTTGACAAACTTGTGGGAATGGCCTATGAAAAATACATG AGTTGCTGGGGTCCATTCGCTCATGGGATGAAGAGTGCCAGTGGTAAAATGGCCAAACAAGCTGCCTTAGCTTTTGTTAAGCGTGTATTGGAGCGATACCAGGAATTTGAGGTAACAGGGAGGAGCTGCTTTGGCGATCCTTTGTACAGGGACATGTTCCTTTCTGGTGTATCGCGCCTCTTTGATGGTCAGCCTTTAAATTCCAGCTCTGATAATGAATCTGGAAAACTTCAGCATGGCACACCTGGATGCTCAGTGGAAGTTAGAACTTCAG CTCCTGCAGGCATACAACAAAGCCCTACCTCAACCAATCAGGATACCTATTCTTCTGAAGCATTGCTATCGGCAAATCTGGATTCTGGACAAAATAGTGGTAGAGAAGACAGCTGGTCAATGAGAGTGAAAAGGAGGGAATTATTACTTGATGATGTAGGTGGTACAATCAGCAGAGCTCCAGGTGTCCCATCAGGAATTGGTGGTTCTCTTTCATGCAGTgccaaaggaaaaagaagtgAGAGGGACAGAGATGGAAAGGGAAACAGCAGAGAGGTCTTGTCCAGAAGTGGAACTACTAAAATTAGCCGCCCTGGACCAACCTCTGTCAAAGGGGAGAGAAAGTCTAAGGCAAAACCTAAGCAGAAAATCACTCATTTATCTACTTCAGACAATGGTCCTGTAGGAAAGATACCAGAACAACCAAAAGGAATGTTCTCATCAACAGTGAAGTCTAGTGAGATTAGTGGAAGTGACAGTGGCaaggataaaaatgagtaTGACATTGACATGTTGGAGGAACCAATAGATTTATCGGGCCTGCAACTCCCTGAAATGGATGATTTAGGTGTTGCTGATGATCTTGCTGGTCAAGGAGAGGACTTAGGGTCATGGTTGAATATTGAGGATGATGGATTACAAGATCATGACTATATGGGTCTTGAAATCCCTATGGATGACCTGGCAGACTTAAATATGATGGTTTGA
- the LOC105173644 gene encoding uncharacterized protein LOC105173644 isoform X2, protein MSASSKFDLSSGSPDRPLYTSGPRGSYSASSLDRSGSFRENIENPLLSSLPNMTRNGSSVTHGDVLNFFQCVRIDPKSMVVEHKLNRPAEFKRLASAAVGIPLEDSMPPSSKSKQLSSPSLEDLRRLKSGVRESGTKARERVKIFNDCLSVINKCFPTIPSRKRSRLDALSNDRSNTMLSIDRSASGMGIGKMGPQNHASTSGFEPEQQKSEERTKSTIPSKRTRTSMVDARTDIRANNPARPSGSVDKDRDVVRLSNNGAVQGEDRTLSVAVDGWENSKMKKKRTGIKLDVAASLMATKPVDGYRESKQGMHPRLPNEARSRLTDLHGFRSGNANGGLGVGKGEANPQTSSGMRSSVSRTDSDNSSLLHERRERPSGQEKERLNLKATNNGNSREDFSSGSPTSGTKFNANVRGPRSGSVGGVSKLSQVVQRSASSNDWELPNCTNKVPGGLGANSRKRTPSTRSSSPVTNWVQRPQKFSRTARRTNLLPIGPGKDENPVADVTSDMMVNERRFPAHSPQQVKIKGDNFSPAALSETEESGAAEIKLRDKNKKCDEIDEKSAQVQKMSTLLLPPRKNKTVNGDDQGDGVRRQGRTSRGFTSSRSVLPISVEKLGTTKQIRSSRLSLDKTERGGRPPTRKLSDRKAYTRQKHIAINTAADFLVGSDDGHEELLAAASAVTNTAQALSSPLWKKMELLFRFIADVDISYLKDQVNPGVAAETLAPVPLDAGSCTLIHNGCVSNEPGSEENEARSLEHSPDRLAKTPNEISLYQRLIAALIPEEGTQVLFGSGKEDLKYDVHGSRFEMEKDIESDIFCSQISPTCNPSGYPSSNGYGVNSNGRSYYEMEHHIVSIPDPGYDDLQNGLLADRLIPGTVFSEYEYQNLSISERLILEVHSIGIYPDLVNGDEEISGKINRLDEKYHEEVSRKKSLLSKLLTSASEAKELQIKEFEVRALDKLVGMAYEKYMSCWGPFAHGMKSASGKMAKQAALAFVKRVLERYQEFEVTGRSCFGDPLYRDMFLSGVSRLFDGQPLNSSSDNESGKLQHGTPGCSVEVRTSAPAGIQQSPTSTNQDTYSSEALLSANLDSGQNSGREDSWSMRVKRRELLLDDVGGTISRAPGVPSGIGGSLSCSAKGKRSERDRDGKGNSREVLSRSGTTKISRPGPTSVKGERKSKAKPKQKITHLSTSDNGPVGKIPEQPKGMFSSTVKSSEISGSDSGKDKNEYDIDMLEEPIDLSGLQLPEMDDLGVADDLAGQGEDLGSWLNIEDDGLQDHDYMGLEIPMDDLADLNMMV, encoded by the exons ATGTCAGCATCTAGCAAATTTGATCTTTCTTCTGGTAGCCCAGATAGGCCATTATATACATCTGGGCCTCGTGGATCCTACAGTGCCTCTTCACTGGACAGATCAGGTAGCTTCAGAGAAAATATAGAGAACCCGCTTTTATCAAGTCTGCCAAACATGACAAGGAACGGTTCATCTGTAACTCATGGAGATGTGCTGAACTTCTTCCAATGTGTGCGTATTGATCCAAAGTCTATGGTTGTAGAACATAAGTTGAACCGGCCAGCAGAATTCAAGCGGCTTGCAAGTGCTGCTGTTGGCATTCCACTGGAAGATTCTATGCCTCCATCATCAAAAAGCAAACAGCTGTCTTCTCCATCACTGGAGGATCTCCGACGACTCAAATCTGGTGTGCGGGAAAGTGGTACTAAAGCTAG GGAACGTGTGAAGATATTCAATGACTGTTTATCAGTAATTAACAAGTGTTTCCCGACTATCCCGTCGAGGAAGAGGTCGCGACTTGATGCCTTGTCTAATGACCGATCTAACACAATGTTGTCAATTGATCGTTCCGCTTCTGGAATGGGCATTGGAAAAATGGGACCACAGAATCATGCCAGTACGAGTGGTTTTGAACCGGAGCAACAAAAATCTGAAGAAAGGACCAAGAGTACCATTCCAAGCAAGCGTACTCGAACTTCTATGGTTGATGCTAGG ACGGATATACGTGCAAATAACCCTGCAAGACCATCTGGCAGTGTGGATAAGGACAGGGATGTAGTAAGACTCTCTAATAATGGTGCAGTCCAGGGTGAGGATCGAACACTATCAGTTGCAGTTGATGGTTGGGAGAAttcaaaaatgaagaaaaaacgTACAGGTATAAAGCTAGATGTTGCTGCTAGTTTAATGGCAACAAAACCAGTTGATGGTTATAGGGAATCTAAACAAGGAATGCATCCGCGCCTTCCGAATGAAGCCCGTTCAAGGTTGACTGATCTACATGGCTTCAG ATCTGGCAATGCTAATGGAGGTCTGGGAGTAGGAAAAGGTGAAGCCAACCCGCAGACCAGCTCAGGCATGCGCTCATCTGTATCTAGGACCGATTCTGATAACAGTTCCCTTCTCCATGAGAGGAGAGAGCGTCCAAGTGGtcaagagaaagaaaggttGAATCTGAAAGCAACAAACAA TGGAAATTCACGGGAAGATTTCAGTTCAGGCAGCCCAACTTCAGGCACAAAGTTCAATGCAAATGTTCGTGGCCCACGGTCAGGTTCAGTTGGTGGTGTGTCCAAGTTGTCTCAAGTGGTGCAACGGTCTGCATCCTCTAATGACTGGGAACTGCCAAATTGTACAAACAAAGTTCCTGGTGGCCTTGGTGCTAACAGTCGTAAACGGACACCTTCTACTCGCTCTTCATCTCCTGTTACCAATTGGGTTCAGAGACCACAAAAGTTCTCCCGAACTGCAAGAAGAACTAATTTATTACCCATTGGTCCTGGCAAGGACGAGAACCCAGTTGCGGATGTTACATCTGATATGATGGTAAATGAAAGACGCTTTCCTGCCCATTCCCCTCAACAAGTCAAAATAAAAGGTGACAATTTCTCCCCAGCTGCATTATCTGAAACTGAGGAATCAGGTGCTGCTGAAATCAAGTTGAGAGACAAGAATAAGAAGTGTGATGAGATAGATGAAAAAAGTGCTCAGGTCCAGAAAATGTCAACCCTCCTGCTAccaccaagaaaaaataagacaGTGAATGGGGATGATCAGGGAGATGGTGTTAGGAGACAAGGCAGAACCAGTCGAGGATTTACTTCCTCTAGGTCCGTCTTGCCTATCTCAGTGGAAAAGCTGGGAACAACTAAACAAATTAGAAGTTCCAGGCTCAGTCTTGACAAGACAGAAAG AGGAGGTCGGCCACCTACGAGAAAGCTCTCTGATAGGAAGGCTTATACACGACAAAAGCATATTGCGATCAATACAGCAGCAGATTTTCTTG TTGGCTCTGATGATGGTCATGAAGAGCTCTTGGCTGCCGCAAGTGCTGTTACGAACACCG CTCAAGCCCTCTCTAGCCCACTCTGGAAGAAGATGGAGCTTCTATTTCGTTTTATAGCTGATGTGGACATATCCTATTTGAAAGACCAG GTTAATCCTGGTGTAGCTGCGGAGACACTGGCTCCAGTGCCTCTTGATGCAGGTAGTTGCACTTTGATACACAATGGCTGTGTGTCAAATGAACCGGGAAGTGAGGAAAATGAAGCGAGAAGTTTGGAACATAGCCCAGATCGTTTAGCAAAGACACCAAATGAGATTTCCTTGTATCAGAGACTCATTGCAGCTTTAATTCCTGAAGAAGGAACTCAGGTTCTTTTCGGTAGTGGAAAAGAGGACCTCAAATACGATGTGCATGGATCTCGATTTGAGATGGAAAAAGATATAGAATCAGATATTTTCTGCTCTCAGATATCACCGACTTGCAACCCTTCTGGATACCCTTCTTCTAATGGTTATGGTGTAAATTCTAATGGACGATCATATTATGAGATGGAGCACCATATCGTGTCCATTCCAGACCCGGGCTACGATGATTTACAAAATGGTTTACTTGCAGATAGACTCATACCTGGCACAGTATTTTCTGAGTATGAGTACCAAAATTTGTCAATAAGTGAAAGACTTATCTTGGAGGTTCACAGTATAGGGATCTACCCAGATTTAGTG AATGGAGATGAAGAAATaagtggaaaaataaataggttGGACGAGAAGTACCATGAAGAG GTTTCAAGGAAGAAAAGCTTGCTCAGCAAACTTCTAACTTCTGCTTCTGAGGCTAAAGAGCTCCAGATAAA GGAGTTTGAAGTGCGCGCTCTTGACAAACTTGTGGGAATGGCCTATGAAAAATACATG AGTTGCTGGGGTCCATTCGCTCATGGGATGAAGAGTGCCAGTGGTAAAATGGCCAAACAAGCTGCCTTAGCTTTTGTTAAGCGTGTATTGGAGCGATACCAGGAATTTGAGGTAACAGGGAGGAGCTGCTTTGGCGATCCTTTGTACAGGGACATGTTCCTTTCTGGTGTATCGCGCCTCTTTGATGGTCAGCCTTTAAATTCCAGCTCTGATAATGAATCTGGAAAACTTCAGCATGGCACACCTGGATGCTCAGTGGAAGTTAGAACTTCAG CTCCTGCAGGCATACAACAAAGCCCTACCTCAACCAATCAGGATACCTATTCTTCTGAAGCATTGCTATCGGCAAATCTGGATTCTGGACAAAATAGTGGTAGAGAAGACAGCTGGTCAATGAGAGTGAAAAGGAGGGAATTATTACTTGATGATGTAGGTGGTACAATCAGCAGAGCTCCAGGTGTCCCATCAGGAATTGGTGGTTCTCTTTCATGCAGTgccaaaggaaaaagaagtgAGAGGGACAGAGATGGAAAGGGAAACAGCAGAGAGGTCTTGTCCAGAAGTGGAACTACTAAAATTAGCCGCCCTGGACCAACCTCTGTCAAAGGGGAGAGAAAGTCTAAGGCAAAACCTAAGCAGAAAATCACTCATTTATCTACTTCAGACAATGGTCCTGTAGGAAAGATACCAGAACAACCAAAAGGAATGTTCTCATCAACAGTGAAGTCTAGTGAGATTAGTGGAAGTGACAGTGGCaaggataaaaatgagtaTGACATTGACATGTTGGAGGAACCAATAGATTTATCGGGCCTGCAACTCCCTGAAATGGATGATTTAGGTGTTGCTGATGATCTTGCTGGTCAAGGAGAGGACTTAGGGTCATGGTTGAATATTGAGGATGATGGATTACAAGATCATGACTATATGGGTCTTGAAATCCCTATGGATGACCTGGCAGACTTAAATATGATGGTTTGA